Proteins from a single region of Amorphus orientalis:
- a CDS encoding OsmC family protein — protein MSEPATALTGCLAPIDKAGLEDLIAKGKADPKAVKTLKCKTVAEGRFRHANYIRDLEPYIVDEPPGLLGDDTAPNPSEASLAALGSCIAVGLHANAIHRGITIESLELELEGDLNITAVWGTGDVTEKPVGFTDVRIKVHLKADCPQQEIDALIEHVCQWSPVFNTFKRPVNMVATAA, from the coding sequence ATGTCGGAACCCGCAACGGCCCTCACAGGCTGCCTGGCCCCGATCGATAAAGCGGGTCTGGAGGACCTCATCGCCAAGGGCAAGGCTGACCCGAAGGCGGTCAAGACGCTCAAGTGCAAGACAGTGGCTGAAGGCCGCTTCCGGCACGCCAACTATATCCGCGATCTCGAGCCCTACATCGTGGACGAGCCGCCCGGCCTGCTCGGCGACGACACCGCGCCGAACCCGTCGGAGGCCTCGCTGGCCGCGCTCGGGTCCTGCATCGCCGTCGGCCTGCACGCCAACGCCATTCATCGCGGCATCACCATCGAGAGCCTCGAGCTGGAGCTTGAGGGCGATCTCAACATCACCGCGGTTTGGGGCACGGGCGACGTCACCGAGAAGCCGGTCGGGTTCACCGACGTGCGCATCAAGGTGCACCTGAAGGCCGACTGTCCGCAGCAGGAGATCGACGCGCTCATCGAGCACGTCTGCCAGTGGTCGCCGGTGTTCAACACCTTCAAGCGCCCGGTGAACATGGTCGCCACCGCCGCCTGA